A part of Amphiprion ocellaris isolate individual 3 ecotype Okinawa chromosome 16, ASM2253959v1, whole genome shotgun sequence genomic DNA contains:
- the pex13 gene encoding peroxisome biogenesis factor 13: protein MDPQPPPKPWERRIPGAMSAPINYRSTDFGPASGLSSSAGPPVLTRMAPPVPPRPVQQSYRPSYSSFTSSYSPYGSSIYSGYSPYSYGGAYGGGYGLGGYNRFSHTEDAVAPSRFVQQAEESSRGAFQSIESIVQAFASVSMMLDATFSAVYNSFRAVLDVANHLTRLRAHLTRVLSAFALVRTLRYLYRRLQRLLGRGSDVEDLWADSTSEALATSSSRAGMDDHSVKSWPIFLFFAVVMGGPYLIWKLLSSTSASEESATNWASGEDDHVVARAEYDFAAASEEEISVRAGDMLNLAPKEQQPRVRGWVLASLDGQTTGLVPANYVKVLGKRRGRKHAEMERLAQTQPGNTQGSQAALDAQPQLVQAQGFTPDPASAAASASSEELLESVYRETPASFGLGTSSSGMPSSTVLNIPEKMDL from the exons ATGGATCCACAACCTCCGCCAAAGCCATGGGAAAGGCGGATTCCGGGGGCCATGAGTGCACCTATAAATTACAG GTCGACAGACTTTGGACCTGCATCAGGCCTTTCCTCTTCTGCTGGTCCGCCTGTCCTGACCAGAATGGCTCCCCCAGTGCCCCCTCGTCCCGTCCAGCAGTCCTACCGTCCATCTTATAGCTCTTTCACCTCCTCTTACAGCCCCTATGGGAGCTCCATATACAGCGGTTACAGCCCCTACAGCTACGGCGGTGCCTATGGTGGTGGCTATGGCCTGGGAGGGTACAACCGCTTCTCCCACACAGAAGACGCCGTCGCCCCCAGTCGGTTTGTGCAGCAGGCGGAGGAGAGTAGCCGTGGTGCCTTCCAGTCCATTGAAAGCATCGTCCAGGCCTTTGCCTCAGTCAGCATGATGCTTGACGCTACATTTTCAGCTGTATATAACAGTTTCCGTGCTGTGCTGGACGTAGCCAACCACTTAACACGGCTGCGTGCGCATCTCACTCGAGTTTTGTCAGCATTTGCCCTGGTGCGTACATTGCGCTACCTGTACAGACGGCTGCAGAGGCTGCTGGGGCGGGGTTCAGATGTTGAAGACCTGTGGGCTGACAGCACGAGTGAAGCCCTGGCTACAAGTTCATCCAGAGCAGGGATGGATGATCATAGCGTTAAGTCCTGGccaatctttctgttttttgctgttgtaaTGGGTGGACCATACCTCATCTGGAAGCTGCTGAGCTCCACTTCTGCCTCCGAAGAAAGCG CTACTAACTGGGCCAGCGGGGAGGATGACCACGTAGTGGCCAGGGCAGAGTACGACTTTGCAGCTGCATCTGAGGAGGAGATTTCTGTGCGGGCCGGAGACATGCTCAACCTCGCTCCTAAAG AGCAACAGCCCAGGGTGCGTGGCTGGGTGCTGGCCAGCCTGGACGGTCAGACCACAGGGCTCGTTCCCGCAAACTATGTCAAGGTCCTCGGCAAAAGGAGAGGTCGTAAGCACGCAGAGATGGAGAGGCTCGCTCAGACCCAACCAGGAAACACACAGGGCTCCCAGGCTGCCTTGGATGCACAACCACAGTTGGTCCAAGCTCAAGGCTTTACCCCAGATCCTGCTTCAGCCGCCGCCTCAGCTTCctcagaggagctgctggaatCAGTGTACAGAGAAACACCAGCTTCCTTTGGCCTGGGAACATCCAGCTCCGGCATGCCCTCCAGCACAGTGCTAAACATCCCCGAGAAGATGGACCTGTGA
- the rel gene encoding proto-oncogene c-Rel yields MDVLMPSMLGEDPHLMAEPAAQIFEQPKQRGMRFRYKCEGRSAGSIPGEKSSDNNRTYPSLQILNYCGKGKVRVYLVTKNEPYRPHPHDLVGKDCKDGFYEAEFGPDRRVIAFQNLGIQCVRRREVKDAIVQRITRGINPFNVPREQLLQTEEYDLNVVRLCIQVFLQDENGHYTRALNPIVTNPIYDNRAPNTAELRICRVNRNSGSVKGGDEIFLLCDKVQKDDIEVRFFSSDGWEAKGSFSQADVHRQVAIVFKTPSYYNTSITESITVHMQLRRPSDQEVSEPMDFRYLPDDKDPYGYNEKKRRREHLMKMSGLSGAPFAGLAMSRPKAVSQSTMGHMRKDLPNMYLRQNTPMMQQQSVFNQPYQPSPQNVMMTSPAPNLQISRSWTNPNPALSVDTVTINPSVGISALPRPNNSRLQQQNRGSGYSNRGHSSCENNTLPQLSIRDLQCLDTVPQAQAMNQTQTQPPFQPQHQREELAPETQAQNPMGNQSHGLQTMWSGFNTLNAGQNTFNGSVLGGGQASQGLGSFPFLEGMEGDDFLKGLVGVGSQTSCQLKQEPQITVGQESHASLMHSPRESQGNTYTNLLPRPMSNGANMDPMRQDGVGITQPLTNLQNRYGNNSMVSEGHFPSVADWLKATRQNE; encoded by the exons ATGGATG TTCTTATGCCCTCCATGCTAGGGGAGGATCCACACCTCA TGGCTGAACCGGCGGCTCAGATCTTCGAGCAGCCCAAGCAGAGGGGAATGCGCTTCAGGTACAAGTGTGAGGGTCGCTCGGCCGGAAGCATCCCCGGTGAGAAGAGCTCCGACAACAACAGGACGTACCCCAGCCTGCAA ATCCTGAATTACTGCGGTAAAGGGAAGGTGCGCGTTTATCTGGTGACGAAGAATGAACCGTATCGACCGCATCCACACGACCTAGTGGGGAAGGACTGCAAAGACGGATTCTACGAGGCCGAGTTTGGTCCAGACCGCAGAGTGATTGC TTTCCAGAATCTGGGTATCCAGTGTGTGAGGAGGAGGGAAGTGAAAGATGCGATTGTTCAGAGGATAACCAGAGGGATCAACCCATTCAATG TGCCACgtgagcagctgctgcagacggAGGAGTACGACTTGAACGTGGTTCGTCTGTGCATCCAGGTTTTCCTGCAAGATGAAAACGGCCATTATACCCGAGCACTCAACCCCATCGTCACCAACCCCATCTACGACAACA GGGCCCCAAACACAGCAGAGCTGAGGATCTGTCGGGTCAACAGGAACAGTGGAAGTGTGAAAGGAGGAGATGAGATCTTCTTACTTTGTGACAAAGTACAAAAAG ATGACATTGAGGTGCGCTTCTTCTCCTCCGATGGCTGGGAGGCCAAAGGCTCCTTTTCTCAGGCTGACGTTCATCGCCAAGTTGCCATTGTTTTCAAGACACCGTCCTACTACAACACCTCCATAACAGAGTCCATCACTGTGCACATGCAGTTGCGGCGACCCTCCGATCAAGAAGTCAGTGAACCAATGGATTTCAGATATCTGCCTGACGACAAAG ATCCTTATGGCTACAATGAAAAGAAGCGCAGAAGAGAGCATTTGATGAAGATGTCAGGATTGTCAG GTGCTCCTTTTGCTGGTCTAGCTATGAGTAGGCCAAAGGCGGTTTCACAGAGTACCATGGGTCACATGCGGAAAG ACCTTCCCAACATGTACCTGAGGCAGAACACACCTATGATGCAGCAACAATCTGTCTTCAACCAGCCCTACCAACCCAGCCCTCAAAATGTAATGATGACATCTCCGGCTCCTAATCTACAAATCAGCCGTTCATGGACAAATCCCAATCCAGCACTCTCCGTGGACACAGTGACCATCAACCCATCTGTTGGCATCAGCGCTCTTCCACGCCCTAATAACAGCAGGCTGCAACAGCAAAACCGCGGGTCTGGTTACTCCAACAGAGGGCACAGCAGCTGTGAGAACAACACCCTCCCTCAGCTCTCCATACGGGACTTGCAGTGCTTGGACACAGTTCCTCAGGCCCAAGCAATGAACCAGACGCAGACTCAGCCACCCTTCCAACCACAGCATCAAAGGGAGGAGCTTGCACCAGAGACTCAGGCTCAGAACCCTATGGGCAACCAGAGCCATGGTCTCCAGACTATGTGGTCTGGTTTCAATACCCTCAATGCAGGCCAGAACACCTTTAATGGATCGGTACTTGGAGGTGGACAGGCGTCACAGGGACTTGGCTCATTCCCCTTCCTAGAGGGAATGGAAGGAGATGATTTTCTGAAAGGCCTTGTAGGAGTGGGGTCTCAGACCAGCTGTCAGCTAAAGCAGGAGCCCCAGATCACAGTGGGCCAAGAGAGCCATGCTTCTCTCATGCATTCCCCAAGGGAAAGCCAAGGGAATACTTACACCAACCTGCTTCCTCGTCCTATGAGCAATGGTGCCAACATGGATCCAATGAGACAGGATGGTGTTGGCATCACTCAGCCTCTTACAAATCTGCAGAATCGTTACGGAAACAACAGCATGGTCTCGGAAGGTCACTTTCCAAGTGTGGCTGACTGGCTCAAAGCAACTCGgcaaaatgagtaa